GCCATCGGTCTGCACTTTAGTGATGGCCGCATCCAGCTCCTGCTTCAACTTAGCATCACCTTTACGCAGGCCAAAACCGATGCCTGAACCGAGGATGGTGTCGTCTTCCACCGGTTTGCCGACGAAAGCAAAACCTTTACCCTGCGGCTTATCGAGGAAACCAGACTGGCCCGCAGCCGACATCACCAGGGTACCATCCAGACGACCGGCGACCATGTCGTTATAAACCTGGTTCTGGTCCTGGTAAGAGGTCACGGTGACACCCTGCGATTCCCAGTGCTTCTTGGCATAGGTTTCCTGAATAGAACCCTGCAACACGCCAATGTTTTTGCCTTTCAGCGACTCAGCGGTTGGCAGCAGGCCCTGGCCCTCTTTCGCCACCAGCATGGTTGGGATACGGTAGATCGGTTTGGTGAAATCGATGCTTTTCGCGCGCGCTTCGGTGATGTTCATCGCCGAGTTGATGGCGTCAAACTTCTTCGCCTGCAACGCCGGGATCAAGGCATCAAAGCTGCTTTCAACCCAGCTACATTTGAAGTTGCCGGTCTGGCAAATCGCTTTACCCAGTTCAATATCGAAACCTTCCAATTCGCCCTGTGCGTTACGGCTTTCAAACGGCGGATATTGTGATTCCAGACCGTAGCGTAACGTTTCCTGCGCCAACGCATGAGCAGAAGTCAGCATGCCCAGCGCGATAAAAAGTGCGTTTAATTTTTTCATTGTTATACCCCTGAGTTACCCTTTGACCCGGCAGAGCGCCTCTGCACCGGCCTGTAATGTCGCATCGTCTTTGGCAAACGACAAACGGATTAATTTATTGTCTGTGCCGTCCATATAAAACGCCGACAACGGAATGGTTGCCACACCGTGTTCGACGATGAGACGTTTTACCATTTCGCTATCGCTTTCGTCACTGAAATGTCCATAACTGGCTAAAACAAAGAAGGAACCGGCGCAAGGCAGCAATTTAAACGGCGAATCCGCCATCAGTGACATCAGGCGATCGCGCTTCTGCTGATAGAACGGCGACAGCTGCAAATAGTTTTCCGGCTGTTGCAGATACTGCGCGAATCCAACCTGCATCGGGGTATCCGCGGCGTACATCATAAACTGATGCACTTTGACGATTTCGGTCATCAGCGCGGCCGGTGCCAGCGCATAGCCGACGCGCCAGCCGGTAACATGGAAAGTCTTACCAAACGAGGAGACGATCACGCTGCGCTGCGCCAGTTCCGGGTGTGTCGCCATGCCGCAATGAGGACGGCCATCAAACACGATGTGCTCATACACTTCGTCGGACAGCACCACGATATCGGTATTGCGCGTCAGCTGTGCCAGTTGATCCAGATCCGTCGGGGTTAACACCTGGGCGCTGGGGTTGTGTGGCGTATTGATGATGATCATCCGGGTACGCGGCGTAATGGTGGCGCGCAGTTCGTCCCAGTTGATGGCAAAATCCGGCACCTGCAATTTCAGGCCAATCGGCGTACCGCCCTGCAAACGCACGACGGGCGCATAGCTGTCAAAAGCCGGTTCAAAGAAAATCACTTCGTCGCCCGGATGCACTAGCGCGGAGATCGCCATGTAGATACCCTGGCTGGCGCTGCCGGTGATCAGCACTTCACTGCCCACATCATATTGCTGGCCGTACAGGGTGTGTACTTTCTGTGCCAGCGCTTCTTTCAACGCGGGCAGGCCGGTAAGCGGTGCGTACTGGTTATGCCCTTCGCGCATGGCGTTACTGACCAGCTCAACCAGTTGCGGGTCGCAAGGAAAATTGGGCGCGCCCTGAGACAGGTTAATGGCTTTGTGTTGCGCCGACAGTTGCCCGATCACGCTGAAAATGGTGGTGCCAACATCAGGTAATTTTGAAGAAGTCTGAACACTTGATTGGATGGACATGGTAACTCCGCCTAAAGGATTGCATAACCACGTAAGGAAATTAGATTTCTATTCAACGGTCTGTCGCTTGAGTCGACAAGCGAATTGTTGTCATAATAGCCATGACTTTTAATCATAGCTGAGGCTGTTATGTCCCGCTCCGCTCTGCCGCTCAACGCGATTCACGCCTTTCTGGTCACGGCGCGCCACCTCAATCTGACGCGCGCTGCTGATGAGCTGTGCATCACCCAGGGGGCGGTGAGCCGCAAGATTGCGGCACTGGAGAGCTGGCTGGGGTTTGCGTTATTCGAACGCCATGCCCGTGGGCTGCATCTGACCTCACAAGGCGCGGCCTTGCTGCCGGAGTTGCAGCAGGGGTTTGCCATGCTGGTGAATGCCACGGAGAAAGCCAGCCGTAGCAATGTGTCGATTCGGCTGAAAGCCCCGACCTGCGCGATGCGCTGGCTGGTACCGCGCCTCGTGGCGCTGGAGCAGCAGCGGCCGGAAATCCATGTGGCGCTCACCACCACCCTCGATCATGCCTCGCAGCTGGACAATTTCGATGCGGCGATTGTCTATGGCAGCGCGCCTGCGGAGGCTATTCCTCTCTTTGATGAACGTCTGACGCCGGTGCTGGCCAGCAGCGTGCCGCCGCCAACTGACGTGGCTGCGCTGTCGCGTTTTACCTTTCTGCATCCCACCAATGACACGCGCGACTGGCAACTGTGGCTCAATGCGCAGCAGGTCAGCGTGCCCATGGCGCGTAACCAACACTTTGCCACCATGGATTTGGCGATCAGCGCAGCTATTCAGGGATTTGGTGTCACGGTGGCAGATATATCGTTGGTGCAGAACGATCTGGCGAATGGCCGCCTGACCGCCCCGTTTGACCACTGCGTCACTACCGGGGCGAGTTACAGCTTGCTACATCGTGCCGAGCGTGATGCGCCACCGTTCCTGCAGGAACTGGTGGCGTGGCTTTGTCAGCCTCAGAAAGAAACCCATTCGTCTGCGCTGGCCGATTTAGGCTGAGTCGCAGGCGCGGCATTTAACGTCGGACGACGTAACAACGGTGTTGCCGGTGGGGTTGCGGCAGGGGTGACCGCCGCAGCGGGCGCAAGGCGGAATTTCGCCACTGACGCTTGCAGTTCTTCCGTCTGACGCTCCAGCGCACTGGCCGCCGCCGACACTTCTTCCACCAGCGAGGCGTTCTGCTGCGTAACGCTGTCCATCTCCGTCACCGCCGTGCCCACTTGCGAAATGCCTTTGCTTTGCTCTTCTGACGCGGATGCGATGTGCTTCATGATTTCATTCACATCCTGCACCGATTTCAGAATGTCGTTCATGGTATGACCGGCGCTGTTGACCAGATCAGAACCTTTTTCGACACGCTGCACCGAATCCTCAATCAGGGTGGCAATTTCCTTCGCCGCGTTGGCGCTGCGCTGTGCGAGGTTACGCACCTCACTGGCCACTACCGCGAAGCCCCGGCCCTGTTCACCGGCTCGCGCCGCTTCGACCGCAGCGTTCAGCGCCAGGATATTGGTCTGGAACGCGATGCTATTGATGACGTTGGTGATTTCGGCAATTTTCTTCGAACTGCCGGAGATCCCGGCCATGGTGGTGACCACTTCGCCCACCAGACGACCGCCCTGCTGGGCGGTGCCCGTGGCGGTTTCCGCCAGAGAGCTGGCCTGACGCGCGTTGTCGGCGTTGAATTTCACCGTGGCGGTTAACTGCTCCATGCTGG
The DNA window shown above is from Pantoea sp. At-9b and carries:
- a CDS encoding transporter substrate-binding domain-containing protein; amino-acid sequence: MKKLNALFIALGMLTSAHALAQETLRYGLESQYPPFESRNAQGELEGFDIELGKAICQTGNFKCSWVESSFDALIPALQAKKFDAINSAMNITEARAKSIDFTKPIYRIPTMLVAKEGQGLLPTAESLKGKNIGVLQGSIQETYAKKHWESQGVTVTSYQDQNQVYNDMVAGRLDGTLVMSAAGQSGFLDKPQGKGFAFVGKPVEDDTILGSGIGFGLRKGDAKLKQELDAAITKVQTDGTVTKLAAKFFPGIDVSAAK
- a CDS encoding methionine aminotransferase, translated to MSIQSSVQTSSKLPDVGTTIFSVIGQLSAQHKAINLSQGAPNFPCDPQLVELVSNAMREGHNQYAPLTGLPALKEALAQKVHTLYGQQYDVGSEVLITGSASQGIYMAISALVHPGDEVIFFEPAFDSYAPVVRLQGGTPIGLKLQVPDFAINWDELRATITPRTRMIIINTPHNPSAQVLTPTDLDQLAQLTRNTDIVVLSDEVYEHIVFDGRPHCGMATHPELAQRSVIVSSFGKTFHVTGWRVGYALAPAALMTEIVKVHQFMMYAADTPMQVGFAQYLQQPENYLQLSPFYQQKRDRLMSLMADSPFKLLPCAGSFFVLASYGHFSDESDSEMVKRLIVEHGVATIPLSAFYMDGTDNKLIRLSFAKDDATLQAGAEALCRVKG
- a CDS encoding LysR substrate-binding domain-containing protein; this translates as MSRSALPLNAIHAFLVTARHLNLTRAADELCITQGAVSRKIAALESWLGFALFERHARGLHLTSQGAALLPELQQGFAMLVNATEKASRSNVSIRLKAPTCAMRWLVPRLVALEQQRPEIHVALTTTLDHASQLDNFDAAIVYGSAPAEAIPLFDERLTPVLASSVPPPTDVAALSRFTFLHPTNDTRDWQLWLNAQQVSVPMARNQHFATMDLAISAAIQGFGVTVADISLVQNDLANGRLTAPFDHCVTTGASYSLLHRAERDAPPFLQELVAWLCQPQKETHSSALADLG